The following proteins are encoded in a genomic region of Brachypodium distachyon strain Bd21 chromosome 1, Brachypodium_distachyon_v3.0, whole genome shotgun sequence:
- the LOC100829259 gene encoding beta-glucuronosyltransferase GlcAT14B, giving the protein MTRKHPPPAHRHRWMRSMLLALPLLSLPLLYAALGTARSSSSSSSPPPPLAARLGRQQQPLLPPPRLAYLISGGPGDGPRIRRLLRALYHPWNYYLVGVTGEEERADLEAFVRGEEAPRRYGNVRVAAPGEWAAVSRRGPTELAATLHGAALLLKEFEGWSWFINLSASDYPLMPQDDILHIFSYLPRDLNFIDHTSNIGWREQQRARPIIVDPALQISNKTEVVTTKEKRSLPSAFKIFVGSSWVILSRSFLEFCILGWDNLPRTLLMYFANFLSSSEGYFHTVICNSKYYQNTTVNSDVRFMAWDNPPRTHPANLTTEYFDAMANSGLPFAHSFTDDNPVLDMIDAKLLRRAPDHFTPGGWCLGSTVGDKDPCTFFGRSFVLRPTSGSGKLEKLLLKLLEPDNFRPKQCI; this is encoded by the exons ATGACGAGGAAgcatccgccgccggcgcaccGCCACAGGTGGATGCGCTCGATGCTGCTCGCGCTCccgctcctctccctccctctcctctacGCCGCGCTCGGGACGGcgcgctcgtcgtcgtcgtcgtcttcgccgccccctcctctgGCGGCGCGGCTGGGGAGACAGCAGcagcccctgctgccgccgccgaggctgGCGTACCTCATCTCGGGcggccccggcgacggcccgCGGATCCGGCGGCTGCTTCGGGCGCTGTACCACCCCTGGAACTACTACCTCGTGGGTGTTactggggaggaggagcgcgcggaTCTCGAGGCGTTCgtgcgcggcgaggaggcgccCCGGCGGTACGGCAACGTgcgggtggcggcgccgggggaGTGGGCCGCGGTGTCGCGGCGGGGCCCCACGGAGCTGGCCGCTACGCTCCACGGCGCCGCCCTGCTGCTCAAGGAGTTCGAGGGGTGGAGTTGGTTCATCAATCTCAGCGCCTCTGACTACCCGCTCATGCCCCAAGATG ACATCCTTCATATCTTCTCATATCTCCCAAGAGATCTGAACTTTATTGATCACACAAGCAATATTGGTTGGAGGGA GCAGCAAAGGGCAAGACCAATCATTGTAGATCCAGCATTGCAGATCTCAAATAAAACTGAGGTTGTGACTACAAAGGAGAAAAGGAGCCTGCCTTCAGctttcaaaatatttgtag GTTCATCATGGGTAATACTGAGTCGATCATTCCTGGAATTTTGCATATTGGGATGGGACAACCTTCCTCGCACATTACTCATGTATTTCGCCAACTTCTTGTCATCCTCGGAGGGATACTTCCACACAGTGATCTGCAACTCAAAGTACTACCAGAACACAACTGTTAACAGTGATGTCCGTTTCATGGCATGGGACAACCCCCCTCGGACGCACCCTGCTAACCTGACAACTGAGTATTTTGATGCAATGGCCAACAGCGGGTTGCCGTTTGCACACTCGTTCACAGATGACAACCCAGTCCTGGATATGATTGATGCCAAGCTATTGAGGCGAGCGCCTGACCACTTCACACCGGGTGGATGGTGCTTGGGCAGCACGGTAGGTGACAAAGACCCATGCACCTTCTTCGGAAGGTCATTTGTTCTCAGGCCAACGAGTGGCTCAGGGAAGCTAGAGAAATTGTTATTGAAACTTTTGGAACCTGATAATTTCAGGCCTAAACAGTGTATATAA
- the LOC100827103 gene encoding uncharacterized protein LOC100827103, whose protein sequence is MGRKAGGLYINPKKFGGVVKPFMVEMVAFLNCLALNKQSDDKCMRQKELLVTCSQVQKGRPKNAAKTINYHLQRLGRDKFH, encoded by the exons ATGGGTCGGAAGGCCGGTGGGTTGTACATAAACCCGAAGAAGTTTGGTGGTGTCGTCAAGCCTTTCATGGTGGAGATGGTAGCCTTCCTCAACTGCCTGGCCTTGAACAAGCAGAGTGATGACAAGTGCATGAGGCAGAAGGAGCTCTTGGTTACCTGTTCTCAGGTTCAG AAAGGGAGGCCAAAGAATGCAGCAAAGACCATCAATTACCATCTCCAGCGGCTTGGGCGAGACAAATTCCACTAG
- the LOC100829871 gene encoding heat shock 70 kDa protein 18 → MEGTKGDGPAIGIDLGTTYSCVAVWRSLHKRVEVIPNDQGNRTTPSCVAFTVWLKSAELVFFFFSDSSNSDRVLPIGACTTQAISRHFTTSPLSTLEPKQAGPSSTLRAGPNDSIDPDCGCGTQRALPRISGFQSTERECSERTIVKPSAFLNSWLSHPSNLKPQSTALNSRFPPSTAGTKQALLPISFTLPFPAACASAEMGTMGKGDGPAIGIDLGTTYSCVAVWRPSHNRVEVIPNDQGNLTMPSCVAFTDSWRLVGDAAMNQAAMNPLNTVFDAKRLIGRRFSDASVQGDMKLWPFKVISGTSARPMIVVQYKDEEKQFAAEEISSMLLVKMREAAEAYLSTMVKNVVITVPVYFNDSQRQATIDAGAIAGLNVMRIINEPSAAAIAYGLNKMSGSSGSKTVLIFDLGGGTLDISIINIDKGIFTVKATSGDTHLGGEDFNNRMVEHFVQDVLKRHNSDIRSNPRALMRLRRACERAKRMLSSTAQAKFEIDSLHEGIDYYGIITRARFEELNMELFRKCIEHIEKCLGDAKMDKSQIHEVVLVGGSSRIPKVQQLLQDFFSGKMLCKSINPDEAVAYGAAVQAAVLSGECDQKVQDLLLLDVTPLSLRIEVVGGIMNVVIPRITTIPFKKDRIYTTIYDNQTAVSINVYEGEAALIKDNNLLGKFTLCGIPPAPRLVPKINVTFEIEANCILTVSAQDMTTGIKNSITITADKGGLSKAEVERMVQDAKKYKSDDSKRKIKKENDEGWLSKEEFERMVRDAKKRKCEDDKKQIKKIKTESGGP, encoded by the exons ATGGAGGGCACGAAGGGCGATGGGCCGGCGATCGGCATTGACCTCGGGACGACCTACTCGTGCGTGGCCGTGTGGCGTTCGTTGCACAAGCGCGTGGAGGTCATCCCCAACGACCAGGGAAACCGCACCACACCGTCATGCGTTGCCTTCACCGTGTGGTTGAAATCCGCGGagctagtgtttttttttttttcagattcaTCGAACTCTGACCGCGTCCTCCCGATCGGGGCCTGCACCACCCAGGCCATCAGTCGACACTTTACAACCAGCCCATTATCAACACTAGAGCCGAAGCAGGCCGGCCCATCATCAACACTAAGAGCCGGGCCGAACGACTCAATCGATCCAGATTGCGGTTGCGGAACACAGAGAGCGCTCCCGCGGATTTCGGGATTCCAGTCCACGGAGCGGGAGTGCTCCGAACGGACCATTGTAAAACCCTCCGCCTTCCTAAATTCTTGGCTTTCCCACCCAAGCAATCTCAAACCTCAATCAACCGCCCTAAATTCTAGGTTTCCCCCATCCACCGCGGGGACAAAGCAAGCCCTCCTGCCTATTTCTTTCACTCTCCCGTTTCCGGCCGCCTGTGCTAGCGCGGAGATGGGTACGATGGGGAAGGGCGACGGGCCGGCGATCGGCATCGACCTCGGGACGACCTACTCGTGCGTGGCCGTGTGGCGGCCGTCGCACAACCGCGTCGAGGTCATCCCCAACGACCAGGGGAACCTCACCATGCCGTCCTGCGTCGCCTTCACCGACTCCTGGCGGCTCGTCGGAGACGCGGCCATGAACCAGGCCGCCATGAACCCCCTCAACACCGTCTTCG ATGCGAAGCGACTGATCGGCCGTCGATTCAGCGATGCCTCCGTACAGGGAGATATGAAGCTATGGCCTTTCAAGGTCATTTCAGGCACCAGCGCTCGGCCAATGATCGTGGTGCAGTACAAGGACGAGGAAAAGCAGTTCGCAGCTGAGGAGATATCCTCCATGCTGCTGGTGAAGATGCGGGAAGCTGCAGAGGCCTACCTCAGCACGATGGTGAAGAACGTCGTCATTACCGTCCCGGTTTACTTCAACGACTCCCAGCGCCAAGCCACCATCGACGCTGGTGCCATTGCTGGCCTCAACGTCATGCGCATTATCAACGAGCCCTCTGCCGCGGCCATCGCGTACGGTCTTAACAAGATGTCCGGCAGCTCTGGATCGAAGACGGTGCTCATATTTGATCTTGGTGGTGGCACCTTGGATATCTCTATAATCAATATTGATAAGGGCATTTTCACAGTAAAGGCTACATCTGGTGACACTCACCTTGGTGGGGAGGATTTCAACAACCGGATGGTAGAACACTTTGTGCAGGACGTTCTTAAGAGACACAATAGTGATATCAGAAGCAACCCCAGGGCACTCATGCGTCTGAGGAGGGCCTGCGAGAGGGCCAAGAGGATGCTGTCTTCCACAGCGCAGGCCAAATTTGAGATCGACTCGCTCCATGAAGGCATTGACTACTACGGGATCATCACCCGTGCCAGGTTCGAGGAGCTCAACATGGAGCTCTTCCGCAAGTGCATTGAACACATTGAGAAGTGCCTCGGTGATGCCAAGATGGACAAGTCCCAAATTCACGAAGTCGTGCTTGTGGGTGGCTCCAGCCGAATCCCCAAggtgcagcagctgctccaGGATTTCTTCAGCGGCAAGATGCTATGCAAGAGCATCAACCCTGACGAGGCTGTTGCCTATGGTGCTGCTGTCCAGGCTGCTGTCCTGAGCGGCGAGTGTGACCAGAAGGTGCAGGACTTGCTCCTGCTCGACGTCACTCCGCTCTCGCTCAGGATTGAGGTAGTAGGTGGTATCATGAACGTGGTTATCCCTAGGATCACCACCATCCCCTTCAAGAAGGACCGAATATACACAACCATATATGACAACCAGACGGCCGTGTCCATCAATGTGTATGAGGGTGAAGCAGCCTTGATCAAGGATAACAACCTGCTTGGAAAGTTCACGCTTTGTGGCATACCCCCAGCGCCGAGGCTTGTACCCAAGATCAATGTGACATTTGAAATTGAAGCGAACTGCATCCTAACGGTGTCGGCACAGGACATGACGACTGGAATAAAGAACAGCATCACCATCACTGCAGACAAGGGTGGGTTGAGCAAGGCAGAGGTCGAGCGTATGGTGCAGGATGCGAAGAAGTACAAGTCCGATGACAGTAAGaggaaaataaagaaagaaaacgatGAAGGTTGGCTAAGCAAGGAGGAGTTTGAGCGCATGGTGCGGGATGCCAAGAAACGCAAGTGCGAGGACGACAAGAAGCAAATTAAGAAGATAAAGACGGAAAGCGGAGGCCCCTAA